The following proteins come from a genomic window of Megalobrama amblycephala isolate DHTTF-2021 linkage group LG1, ASM1881202v1, whole genome shotgun sequence:
- the aldh3b1 gene encoding aldehyde dehydrogenase family 3 member B1 has protein sequence MESQKQVLERLRGAFRSGVTRPAQFRLTQLQAMMSLFEDNETQILEAMHKDLAKPKFEAVLSEIDIVVNDLCYTISNLQTWMQHSYVGTNLATKLDDCFVRREPLGVVLIIGAWNYPLQLILSPLIGAIAAGNCAILKPSEISQATEKLIAELIPKYLSQECYAVICGGAEETKALLENRFDHIFYTGSQSVARCILQAAAVHLTPVTLELGGKCPCLIYGRLDMKAAAKRLVWAKFFNAGQSCVAPDYVLCTAETREMLLPFIKEALESFYGSEPQQSPDMGRIVTDRHWNRLVELLKKSEGKVVIGGESVRENKYMAPTVIVDVKESDALMQEEIFGPILPILTIKSLDEGINFINEREKPLALYAFSDESQVVTTVLERTSSGGFCSNDGIAHMTLPGLPFGGVGASGMGNYHGRWTFETFSHKRGCMLRGWGLERVNVLRYPPYTESNLSWLRWATTAKKKGWWAGCSVM, from the exons ATGGAGAGCCAGAAACAGGTGCTGGAGAGGCTGCGGGGCGCTTTCCGCTCAGGTGTGACCCGTCCAGCCCAGTTCCGTTTGACTCAACTGCAGGCCATGATGTCACTGTTTGAAGACAATGAAACACAGATTTTGGAAGCAATGCATAAAGATCTTGCTAAG CCCAAGTTTGAGGCAGTGCTGTCAGAGATTGATATTGTGGTGAATGACCTTTGCTACACCATCAGCAACCTGCAAACCTGGATGCAGCACTCTTATGTGGGCACAAACCTG gCAACAAAGCTGGATGACTGTTTTGTTCGCAGGGAGCCATTAGGTGTAGTTTTGATTATTGGCGCATGGAACTATCCTCTTCAGCTAATTTTGTCACCTTTGATTGGAGCAATTGCTGCAG gTAACTGTGCTATTCTGAAGCCATCAGAAATAAGTCAAGCAACCGAAAAACTTATTGCTGAACTCATTCCTAAGTACCTGTCCCAG GAGTGTTATGCAGTCATTTGTGGTGGAGCAGAAGAGACCAAGGCGTTGCTGGAGAATAGATTTGATCATATCTTCTACACAG GCTCACAGTCAGTGGCTCGTTGCATCCTGCAGGCCGCAGCGGTGCACCTCACCCCAGTTACTCTGGAGCTGGGTGGCAAGTGCCCTTGTTTGATATATGGCCGGCTAGACATGAAAGCTGCTGCTAAGAGGCTGGTGTGGGCCAAGTTTTTCAATGCAGGACAGAGCTGTGTGGCTCCAGACTATGTTTTATGCACCGCTGAGACAAGAGAAATGCTGTTACCTTTTATAAAAGAGGCTCTGGAGAGCTTTTATGGATCTGAGCCCCAGCAAAGCCCAGATATGGGACGTATCGTGACAGACAGGCACTGGAACCGACTGGTTGAGCTGCTAAAAAAGTCTGAGGGAAAGGTAGTGATTGGAGGAGAGAGTGTCAGAGAGAACAAGTACATGG CCCCCACTGTCATCGTGGATGTAAAGGAGTCAGATGCTTTAATGCAGGAGGAGATTTTTGGCCCCATTCTCCCCATTCTGACCATCAAGTCTCTCGATGAAGGAATCAATTTTATCAACGAGAGGGAAAAGCCCCTGGCACTTTACGCCTTCTCTGACGAGTCTCAA GTTGTTACTACAGTTCTGGAGAGGACCAGCAGCGGAGGCTTCTGTTCCAATGATGGAATAGCTCACATGACCCTTCCTGGTTTACCCTTTGGTGGAGTGG GTGCCAGTGGGATGGGCAACTACCACGGTCGCTGGACCTTTGAGACATTCAGTCACAAGCGTGGCTGCATGCTGAGGGGCTGGGGGCTGGAGCGTGTCAATGTGCTGCGCTACCCTCCCTATACCGAAAGCAATCTCAGCTGGCTGCGCTGGGCCACCACTGCCAAGAAGAAGGGGTGGTGGGCAGGATGCTCTGTTATGTGA